gcaagtacgttgccggcctttgaaggtttgcaggtcgtattgaaaatatagtgacagtttattttagagttttacagtgcacagcagaaagttacgcaaaaaacgcacggtggaagactgccactcattgccactattactgagacttcgatatctgtccgtctgtctgtcttcagacTCTTACttaagaaccactatagctagacttctgaaatcttcacagattgtgtatatctgatgccactataacaacagatactaaaaactaaataaaattaagaatcaagggaggctcccatacaaaaaacgtgatttttgcccttttggctcctaatctataatggctaatattatgtagacacatgatttttttacgaaatcctcaattatgtgtgtactttaatatttaatcgcaaaattaaaataaaataaataattaaggggggctcccatacaaaaaacaatttttctctactttcgctctatagcggtacggaacccttcgtgcgcgagtccgactcgcacttggccgattttttttctatttaattttacattattgtctatcaacatcgctttcacgagaaagatcacaaaaacaaaggaaataactatttgattcgaagtagataccatactgtgtatctcagatttattttttcaaattatcggtttcggttatggtttagaaaaaaatgaattgcacattttcaatctactatttatgctctattttgctgtacataaattattttaatcgactatgggttttttttgggcattgtcctttcaatttgaaatatttcctcagaattaccggtgaacccacttttttttggacttgaaaaatcgcaaatcgtacaaagaaatgaataagcagttttttagctatttatctttgatacaaagttcccaattctgacgaattctcaataattgtaacacttccggcaaacattacgtatgataaatgaaaattttaaaatgaattatttcacgtaacttgtcggtaaggtattgattttttggtatcaatcgatgcaggatgttttattctactatatatttcgaatttaggtcagaatctttgaatttataaatgttataacatttataaatacaTCCTTAAGTAGcccaaaaacaattaaattaattactttGGTCAGTATGTTTTAGTAATATTGTTATGTTTCAACATTCAGGAAGACAACCACTTCCAAATGCTGTCTGAAAAGTTAGAATATAACGCGTGAATATAATGTTTCAGTTTTCAGGAATATAACATAGGAATTTTGTATAATAGATTATAAGAAAAGATATTATGACAAGtaaaacctttatttaaagcatCAAGGCACCATGAACATCGGTGAGACTTATAAGCTAATTTTCTTACGAAAATATATCTTGACTAGAGTATAATACATCGACCGACAATCACAGTTcataatatgtacatacatATTGTATATCAATTATCAGGCACTTGTGTGCTGTTTTatacctatttaatattttactattgtTATAAGTATACCTTTCAAATGCACAGGAAATGTTGAgaaattcatcataatattataatgaaatgcAGCTAGCTATGGAGAACTCCATAGCTAGCTCCATAGCTGTGAACACATGCGACTCGCGCGCCATCTATATTAAGTTTCTGTAATGTaagtatttttgctctatatcttcaaaattagggttgattcagaccgcaacgcgacgcgtagatacatttctaaaggggtatgaagatttttatatggagcctggccgacccgtccgccattgtgttttccaagattattttttgtttgtattgaatagtattgatgttagctatccatttttgacaaaaatattcgtgaacgtgAAAAAACAgtagcggacagtaggtcggccaaaatcttcaatAAATCCTACccatttatatggatttgacagattcgcaagatatctcaggcaattgaaatctgtcaaatgcatacaaaatgccgcaccgcgcctcgcctcgtcgcgttgcgttctgaactgacccttaaagggaaaaaatattctttttaattctaaaaattgtcttacgtttaatttttttctgttttggccAGCATTCGTCTTGATTATGCGtttttaaacaaacaataaaaaccTTAAAGCGACACACGTAAGCagcactttaatatttaaaaaacacgaCACAAACATGGCATGGGTGGTACTCTTTACTtcagttaattattatactttacttCAGTTATTTAAACGTTTTGAAAACACAATTAAAGGTGTATCAATATTTGACGCCATCTAGTGACAATAAACTAAACTTAGGTTTTTATTGCTGAAAACTGACAAAACTAACACTCTGTGCAGTAGTAAGTCCATTACCTAAATCTAAACTAACAAtactaaataaatttattagtaTAACTATTGTATTGTCACAAAAGTTGCGCGATTATTTTTAGGTTAAAATATCCATTCTTCAAACTTCAGACTACATAGTTTGTACACAAGAATTACTCTCACATAATATTTGTGCGTAGTTTCCAAATAAATGGATAGGTactcatcaattattattaaataagtataaagtACATTTCCATAGTCAAGTTTCCCAACTTGTTGTATAACTTTCTACATCAAATTTTGCTCTTCCTGTTAAAGCTTATGGGCTATGGCGTAATATAGCAAAATATGATGATCAGAGTTCAGATGAGATTCGAATGATTccatagtaaaattaaaaatgcaaaaatgtgtttGTGACGCCTTAACCTCTGAATGATATTATTaaggagatgctttgagtctcAGAAAAGAACtgattaattgaattattcatCGTAAATTAGCAAACGGATTGGTGCAAACAATCAAAATCTATGTCGCCATACGTCCAAAGCGCGTTTAATATCCGCCTTATGctcacttttaaataaaatcaaacCTTTTAGTCTCCATTTTCATCAACGAGTACTCTTCCCATCTCCTCCCGCGTGTACAATTACTTTGCTCTCATACTTCAGCAGTTTGTCGTCAGCGGTACGAAGGCGCTCTTGGAGTATTTCCACTGTCCGGTTGAGGATTTTGATCTCTTCGTGTAGGGGATAGAGTTGTAGGTTCATCTGCATTAGTTCCTTCTCGTGAGCCAGTTGGAGGGTGTGTAactgaaaataattacaatatagtTTATCATTTTCAGTTACACACCCTCCAACTCCAGATCACATCGTTACGGTTCAAACCAATTAGAAAACTTGAAAAAGAAATTACAAATTATGTGCATATTTAAAAGCGTCAGTCAGTTTAACGATCAGAAGGTTTCTCAACTAGCTGTTCCTCGCGACTTCAAACGCGGTAGAATCCTACAGAAGCCGTGACTTGCCGCATAAAATAGTAGCCAATATCTGTGTCAAAATacgtcaaaattggttcagccgtgACCATTGACCAACGGAAATTAAGATATtatcttttatatttataggCATAGCAGAAAAACAGTAACTCACGTCCTGAATCCTCTTCTTCTTCAGCGTAATCAAGTCCTCATTGGTCCGTTTCAATGAAGATAGCAACCCTACTCTTTCTTCCATCAAAACCTCCTTCTGTTTCCGCGTCTCACTCAACTCTGCCTCCAAATCGTTGTGAGCTTTCAAAACGCCCTCTGCCGCTTTGATCTGCTTACAATTTGTCTTCTTTTGTGGGTTTATGTTTAGGAGTACTGCAAAGAATATGATTTGATCATTGCTATTCGAAATGTTAAGGCGAACGCATATTCGAACGTATCTGTTTCTTGCTTTCAAGATTGTTTGTACTTTTGAGCATAATGTTTCAgacttttaatttatacaaaaatatctGCTACTTATCAGAATAATTATACTGCAAAAATTAGTTGCGTTAAGCGATAAATTGACACATCCTGATACCACAGACTATAAGGATACTTCTGGTGtgctaatttaacttttataaacataataatatatgctaCCTTTAAAATGACATACCTTCTTTCTCCCTCTGCAAGTTGCGTAAGTTTTTCTTCAACTCCTCCGTCTCCCTGTTTATCTTCGATATAGTCCGCTGTTTAACCGTCAACTCGGCTTGCAGGCCTTTTATCGTCGCTACCAAATAACTATCTTCTTTCAGCTTGTTGAAAATAAGCGCAGAGTTCTGTGTTAATCGACTCACGGCCGACGAGGCTCGGTCAGTCTTTAAAAGCGTCTGCGTTGCCGAATGTTGAACCTTAATAACAGTTTGAGTCTCTGCATTACTCATATTTGCTTTTATAATCTTATTCCTCAAATCATTATTGACTTTCCTATCGTCCATCAATTGCCTTTCTACGTCGATGATATGATTTTCGTACTTTTGTTTCATGTCACCGAATTTTTCTTGTAGCGTCAACAGTATTCCTTGGAAATGTGTTTCTTTGTCTTTTAATTCTTGTTCCAAACGCACGATCCGTTCTTCCAgcaatttctttttattatcttcaactgatgatgattttgctgcaactaaaatattttgggaCAATATTAGGCATTTTATTGTGGAatgaaagttaaaataattcGTATaggtaacaaaaaatactactgTAGTTATTATGATTAGTCAGTATATCCATTCGAGGTATGTAGGCCAAGGAATTATACAACAGGTCTAATTACCACCAACATAAGTCATAGACAATATTCGgattatagtaatataataaaataatatgagcaTTGTAAACATTGAAACTATTTTCTGTCATTAGAAACCCATTAAATGGGgaagaataaaatatgaataagtaatataatatattatgtagtatgttcAATAGCACAAAAggacaattaaatattatatttaacagtTCATAATAACTTTATACATAAGATTCACGAGTAGGTATTTACCAATTAAAGCCGAAACTGAATCTGGGTGTTTTCTTCTCAGAATCATTTCCATTTCTTTAACTTGTCTCTGCAGATCCTTTATAACAGACACGTCCTTTTCTCTTTGTGCTGTTATGCTCTTTCTATCGTTTCTTTCTCTCAACAACTCTTCTGATAAAGTTTTTTCGTTCTCTTTACACGATTTAAGTTCAGAACTCTTGTGTTCGTATTCTTTTGAAATTCTGTGAACGAATTTTTCACATTCGGCCACTTTTAGCTCAGCTATATGTTTATCTTCACTTATTTGTTCTAATCTTTTTCTGAGCATTTTATTGTCGTCTGTGAGTTGGACGTTTAAAATTTCCAGGCCTTTTACTCTTTCGTTGGTGTCTTTTAATTCCTCTACAAGTGACTCATGCTTACAAGTTTGAATTTTCTTCGGCGAAATGTTTGCGGATTTAGCATTTCTAGCTGCATCCTTTTTCTTAGTATCGACTACGCCA
This genomic window from Aricia agestis chromosome 17, ilAriAges1.1, whole genome shotgun sequence contains:
- the LOC121735362 gene encoding centrosomal protein of 162 kDa isoform X1 encodes the protein MDQLAKCEINYSNDNSTKEFLLNEKTCEMYKDSDDEMKMIFSEIKKLSDTKNNFSDVGEDSEDVELILKKAEDIALETENLLKVGPPLPNSICTSKSANNIPDIRITSSNENDVTTKKDTKVNSKTDTLNPKTLGESRRKPKARPFSAGVVDTKKKDAARNAKSANISPKKIQTCKHESLVEELKDTNERVKGLEILNVQLTDDNKMLRKRLEQISEDKHIAELKVAECEKFVHRISKEYEHKSSELKSCKENEKTLSEELLRERNDRKSITAQREKDVSVIKDLQRQVKEMEMILRRKHPDSVSALIVAAKSSSVEDNKKKLLEERIVRLEQELKDKETHFQGILLTLQEKFGDMKQKYENHIIDVERQLMDDRKVNNDLRNKIIKANMSNAETQTVIKVQHSATQTLLKTDRASSAVSRLTQNSALIFNKLKEDSYLVATIKGLQAELTVKQRTISKINRETEELKKNLRNLQREKEVLLNINPQKKTNCKQIKAAEGVLKAHNDLEAELSETRKQKEVLMEERVGLLSSLKRTNEDLITLKKKRIQDLHTLQLAHEKELMQMNLQLYPLHEEIKILNRTVEILQERLRTADDKLLKYESKVIVHAGGDGKSTR
- the LOC121735362 gene encoding centrosomal protein of 162 kDa isoform X2; protein product: MDQLAKCEINYSNDNSTKEFLLNEKTCEMYKDSDDEMKMIFSEIKKLSDTKNNFSDVGEDSEDVELILKKAEDIALETENLLKVGPPLPNSICTSKSANNIPDIRITSSNENDVTTKKDTKVNSKTDTLNPKTLGESRRKPKARPFSAGVVDTKKKDAARNAKSANISPKKIQTCKHESLVEELKDTNERVKGLEILNVQLTDDNKMLRKRLEQISEDKHIAELKVAECEKFVHRISKEYEHKSSELKSCKENEKTLSEELLRERNDRKSITAQREKDVSVIKDLQRQVKEMEMILRRKHPDSVSALIVAAKSSSVEDNKKKLLEERIVRLEQELKDKETHFQGILLTLQEKFGDMKQKYENHIIDVERQLMDDRKVNNDLRNKIIKANMSNAETQTVIKVQHSATQTLLKTDRASSAVSRLTQNSALIFNKLKEDSYLVATIKGLQAELTVKQRTISKINRETEELKKNLRNLQREKEVLLNINPQKKTNCKQIKAAEGVLKAHNDLEAELSETRKQKEVLMEERVGLLSSLKRTNEDLITLKKKRIQDMNLQLYPLHEEIKILNRTVEILQERLRTADDKLLKYESKVIVHAGGDGKSTR